A stretch of DNA from Drosophila virilis strain 15010-1051.87 chromosome 5, Dvir_AGI_RSII-ME, whole genome shotgun sequence:
ACAACAGATAAGCGATTCGCATACAATTCCTAAGCAATTGCCCTCTTCTGTCTGATTgggatttgtttatttatttaccatgcatgattaatttgttattaatgcTGTTTGATTTGTGGCCACTTGGCCAGCTCTTTGGTTCTTTGTCTCTGCCTGCGCTAGTTTACGGCGTAGAGCGCTTTGAACtctctattattatttagcagCTTATCAGCTATTGTTAGCTATATGTACGTGGTTCGACTCTTATCGGGAATGGAACGCTTCAAAGGTTTCCAGCTTTGTCTAGACTAAATTGACTAAACTGGACTAGTtgcaaattacatttaaatagtCGATGCATTTGTAATGCGTCTTATTTAAATCATAAATCAACAACGCGCACAAAAATTCAAAGAAAACATGGCTTACAAAGGATTCGTTTGACTTCccttttgcaattttatttatatttatatctatctgcttaatataaaaaaatgacatcttttttcaattttaaattcgTAACGGCCCAACTTTAAAATGAGCTACACaaagtgttgcctacttttgcgCGCAACACAAAATTTGCTGCGCACTCAAAAAAGGAGTAGCATAAGCGACAGGCGCATTCGAAATTCGTTTCTTTTGCACACGTCGCTGATTGGCCAGCGCTTTCGATAGACAAATTGCAATCTGTGTACATTTCGGGCCAGGAGTTTAATGTTCACTAacacatatgcaaatttattgtAAGCTAATTGTGTTTATTGAGGTTTGCACATTCCGAACGAAGTGGAATACACAAAACGAACGCCAGGCAGAGATGACTTTTGATCCGAATGTATTGCGATAAGCGTGTGAAAGGCGGCCCCCCCTCAAACACTGtcaatcaaaattgttttcattttttttttccattcaaTGAACATCATCTCAATTTATgcgcaaatggcaaaaaaaaaaaaaaaacaataataaagttGAACAGCGTCAGAATTCTCTGAAATGGCGTGCGACTTGCTGTGGGGCTTATCACTTGGGTTAATGCTTGTTTTCGCTATGTTGTTGTGGGACGAAAAGCTCGCgggctttttgttgttttttttttttttttttttgagtttagCAAACTGCACGAAAATAGGCGAAATGGAATTAACAAGTGGGCGATTACTCTTGggctttgtgtgcgtgtttgtggaTATTGGCATGCTATAACCGGTtcacattttgcatatgtatacatgtgtacatatgcatgcacaaGTCCTAATAAATCATTGCTCTTATACGAAAgagattaaaaataaaccgGTCGCTTCATGCGAAACGGTTTCGATTCCTGCATGCATACTTAAAAGCATACACAAATAGCATTTGCTATACACAATTcgtgcatatgcatgtgtgtatgtgtgtgttctttttttggtgctgtcatgtgtgtgtgtatacgtcGCGCGCCGAACCAAGCGGGCAGACTGCTACTTTTGATATTACCCACCCGACGTTCAAAGCAAACAGACGCAACACTGGCTGCGACCGGCGAGCGGAGAACCAACaagagagtgagaaagagagagagagagagagagagaaagagtgcgCGCGCGCCAAAATCAAAACTTGTGTgagcaaaagagagagaagagaTTGTGAGGAAACCGTAAGACATTAAAGGAAAGCACGCGCGTCATTCAGAAAAACGTGTTAAAGCTAGCAAGAAAGAACAAATAAGAAAACGGCTTAATCAAGCAAAATTATATAAAGCACATAAAACAGAAATGGCCGATTCCCCAAGTGATTTGGATACTATTGTCGATGTTGTGGTGCCCGTGGTGTTCATAATAGCATTATGTGTTATCAACTGTTTTGTGCTGCTATACATACTGCGTAAACGGCGCGAATATGCAAATTTGGCCGAGCAAAAGGCGGCAGACGCATGTGGTGCTGCATACGATGAGCCCACAACTTCAGCGGCCGCAGTAGCAGCGCCCGCTGCTGCGACAAACAGCGCAGCAGCTGATGACAGCTGCTGCACCATTGAAATGGAGCGACTGTAGCGGTGCGCCAGTGTTGCCTTagcgttaaatttaaatttagtaCAAAAATAGTCTTAACGGATACTCAGCGTCATGTGTGGCATTTGCTGTATTAACAGAAAATCTATTGACAAATTGAAAAgtaacaagaaaaaacaaacaaacaaaacgcagtgcaagccaaacaaaaactaaactagcagcattaaaatgaaaaaaaaaaacaactattcAGTCAACGAATCAATAAAAAAGCTGTATATTCAGACTTAAGtctacatttatatatatatttgtagctTTAAGCGCATGTGCATTTAATTACTGTTCCTacgttttgtttattaactttttacGGAGCCAGGGCGACGccttttttttgaaaatgtgtaaattttttaaataaacgtacaaaaattttatttccaaATGCGAAAAATCAATAAAGTACGGGCCGGGTTTTTCTCTACTTCTTCACGAATGACCCCCCTACCTGCTCCTCCCGCCACTGCAGGCGCTACAAGTTGCTGCTGGGGCAGCTGAATTATGGCAATTATATGCAGGAACGAGAACCGCACTAACACTCCAGATGACTGGGCGCCTATCGGAGCAAGTcatccagcaacaacaacaacaattattatcATCAGCAGAAcagccatcatcatcatcatcatcgtcatcatcatcatcgtcatcatcatcatcgtcatcgtcatcgtcatccgGTCAGGGCGTCAATTACTGCTTTGCCTCTTGTAATTAGACTTTATGTGGGCTGACCAGTTTGTTTGACAGCACTTGGTGAATTTTTACTGTACCAAATGAATGTTTGTCATTCCATTGATACTCTGTAACCATGGCAAATTGATGGGTATATTGCAGTGAAGCAAATGAAGAACacgtttggcatttaaatgacATATTTAACacctgaaaatttcataacaATCAGTTAATAGACGCGGAGGTCATTTGAGAATGAGGCGGCTCTTTATAGTTTCTGGATTAGGGGTAAGAAGAAGCGCATCGATGTAgatgactatatatatatataaattttggttacagggtatttcctagtcaGGTTCGTTCGGCTCAGTTACCTGTTTTTTTactatcctgttttttttttttacaacttttACCCAAATTATTAACAGGCTCGTAAACATGTTTATGGCTAGTTTTATGGGCCTACTGGGTTTTAGCTGTTGCCACCTTTTTGTTTCTGGGCCCCGATAAGAGGTGTCACGGCTTATCTTATTAGATGCTTAAgagcaataaatttaaattcgaaTCCGAATCCGAATCGGAATCGAAGTCGATGCTTCGCTTTGAGCGCAAACATTAGGTAAATGTGAACTTCGCCCGCCCCTGAACTGTTGTGGGCTGGGCATGTGCATTCGCTGGCGTAGCCGTGGAGCTATCTAATCGCTGCCCGTGGAGAGTAGGTACAATGCTAATAACAAGTCCTGATAACACAGTCGAAACACATACGCTGATAAGCACAAGTCGTCGTGAGTGGCATATAGACATgtctatatacataaatacttaTACGTACGCTCTCTTCCATTGCAGCTGGAGCATCGCAAGAATTATGTGGATGAGACCGAGGAGCGTTTCCGCCTGAAGATTTTCAATGAGAACAAACACAAGATTGCCAAGCACAATCAGCGCTATGCCTCCGGCGAAGTTAGCTTCAAGATGGCCGTTAACAAATACGCGGATATGCTGCATCATGAGTTCCATACGACAATGAATGGCTTCAACTACACGCTGCACAAGCAGCTGCGGTGAGCATGAGCCTCCCTTATTCAAGCCATACAACACCAGTTCTTATATTGAATCTTGTATCCTTATAGTGCATCTGATCCCAGCTTTGTGGGCGTGACGTTCATCTCGCCGGAGCATGTCAAGATACCCAAATCTGTGGATTGGCGCAGCAAGGGCGCTGTTACCGAGGTCAAGGATCAGGGACATTGCGGCAGCTGTTGGGCCTTCTCCAGCACCGGCGCTCTGGAGGGTCAGCATTTCCGTAAGGCAGGCACATTGATCTCGCTCTCCGAGCAGAACCTGGTCGATTGCTCCACCAAGTACGGCAACAATGGCTGCAATGGTGGTCTGATGGACAATGCCTTCCGTTATATCAAGGATAATGGTGGTATCGATACCGAGAAATCGTATCCATATGAGGGCATTGATGATTCCTGCCATTTCAACAAGGCCACCATTGGCGCCACGGATCGCGGCTCCGTTGATATACCCCAGGGTGATGAGAAAAAGATGGCTGAGGCTGTGGCCACCATTGGACCCGTTTCGGTTGCGATTGATGCCTCTCACGAGTCCTTCCAGTTCTACTCCGAGGGCATCTACAATGAGCCACAGTGTGATCCACAAAATCTGGATCATGGTGTGCTCGTCGTGGGCTATGGCACCGATGAGAGTGGCCAGGACTATTGGCTGGTCAAGAACTCGTGGGGTACCACCTGGGGCGACAAGGGCTTCATCAAGATGGCGCGCA
This window harbors:
- the CtsL1 gene encoding cathepsin L1 — protein: MRILFALLALVAVAQAVSYADVIKEEWQTFKLEHRKNYVDETEERFRLKIFNENKHKIAKHNQRYASGEVSFKMAVNKYADMLHHEFHTTMNGFNYTLHKQLRASDPSFVGVTFISPEHVKIPKSVDWRSKGAVTEVKDQGHCGSCWAFSSTGALEGQHFRKAGTLISLSEQNLVDCSTKYGNNGCNGGLMDNAFRYIKDNGGIDTEKSYPYEGIDDSCHFNKATIGATDRGSVDIPQGDEKKMAEAVATIGPVSVAIDASHESFQFYSEGIYNEPQCDPQNLDHGVLVVGYGTDESGQDYWLVKNSWGTTWGDKGFIKMARNADNQCGIASASSYPLV